From Aegilops tauschii subsp. strangulata cultivar AL8/78 chromosome 5, Aet v6.0, whole genome shotgun sequence:
GCAGCCCGGGAGACGCGTTGCTGATTGATGCTTCTTTTCGCTGAAAATTCGGATACGGGATCCTGTGATGTGCTGCTGGTACCGGCCATCACGCATCGTTTGTGAGGTTGGAACTGAGGCGGGCACCATTCGGGGTGATAATGGCGTTCTCGTGGCTGCCGTGCCTACTTGGCATGAATATGTTCCTGCCGGCATTGTTACTGCTGAGGCGTATGCTTGTCGTGACGGTATATTCCGCTGGGCCGTGGAGGACTTTTTTTTTGGATAAAGGAGCCGTGGAGGAACTATCAAGAATATCCTTGTTAAAGCTGATCGAGAGAGGAAGAGATCTCCCCTTGTACGTATTACAGCAGTGGAGTACTCTATTTTGTAATAAGTCGAGGGGCAAAGTCGTCAGCACATCTTACTTACTGCTAAACAATCCTCCAGCTTGCACTGCCAGCACATCCCTGTTGCTTATACTATACTACCGTTTCAGAATTCTCAAATTAGTATACTTATAATTGAAAGCATGCCAGTAATAGTCTATTCAGTAATTGGTACATTGTCAATGCTGCCAATTCCTAGCGGAAGATTCTCAAAGTTGACATTCATAGCCGAAGATTTAAAAATGAGAATTTCATTCAAAATCGATCAAATTCATCCGAATACAATGAGAGGCAGGAACTGGAGAAATCCCTCCAGCGGTACTACTAGTTATTCTTAGCAGCAGCGGCATCAATGGGCAGCTTCTTGTCGTCATCATCATGGATCCATGGCGCCGCGCCGTGCGGTGGTCTGCACTGCATTAGAACTCGACGTCCTTGAAGACCTTGCGCACCTGCTCCAGGGTGACGAAGAGCACCACGGTGAAGGGCCCCTGGCGCGACACCGTGGGGATGAACCCCTTGTAGAGCGCCATCACGCCCTCCGACCGCACCGTCTTGAGCGCGCAGTCCAGGGCCCCGGCGTACGGAGGGGGCGCGCCGGGCGCCACCTTCATGTTCATCACCCTGGTCTTGACCACGTCCACGGGGTTGGACGCGGCGGCGGCCACGATGCCCGCGGCGAAGCTGGCGGCCACGTGCGTGCCCAGCCCGTCGGCGGCCGGGCCGCGGCGGGCCAGGATGGCCTCCTTGGCCTGGTCGTAGGTGGCCAGCTGCGACGCGGTGACAATCATGGCGCGGTTGACCGTGAGCGCGGAGCCGCGCCAGAGGCTGCGCACGCCCTCGTCGCGCGTCATCCGGGCGATGGCGTCGCCCACGCTGCGGTAGTTCCTGCGGTCGGCCAGCGGGAGGCGGCCGTCGGCCTGCATCCGCACCATGGCCAGGTCGGCCGGGTTGCCGACGGCCGCGCCGACGCCGCCGGCGATGAGGCCGGCGGCGATCTTGCGGTGCAGCGGCAGCACGCCGGCGTTCTCCTGGGTCCAGCGCTTCTTGAGGATGTCGTAGAGCCCCATCCGCGTGGTGGAGTAGAGCGTCTGGCGCAGCATGGTGGCCGAGATCCCGGAGAAGAGCCCGGCGGCGCCCTCGGCGCGCAGGATCTGCGTGCAGATGCCAATCGGGCCGGGCTTGGGCACCGGCGTGGGCGCGTGCGGGAGCGTCACGGTGTGCGCCCCGGCCTGGAAGGCGAGCGCCGGGCGGAGCGCGGGCTGGGCCGCGGCCGCGGAGGACTCCCCCTGCAGCTGCATCCGGACCTTGATGAGGTCGAGCGGGTGGGTGGAGCAGCCGGCGACGATGGAGGCGATGCCGCCCTCGACGAACCCCTTGACGCCCATCTTCCCCTCGCTTCCCCCTCGCGGACGGACGAATTGGAGGCCCCCAAAGATCTAGAAACAAAATCTAAAGAAGAGAGGAAATCAAAAACGAAAAAGGTGTGGGATTTGGGCGGGGGTGGCTATTCTATTCCCAGTAGGAGCTGGGGCACATCTCAGAGGACACGAGGAGGTGGGAATGGAGGGCGAAGGCTATGCAG
This genomic window contains:
- the LOC109745009 gene encoding mitochondrial uncoupling protein 5, whose product is MGVKGFVEGGIASIVAGCSTHPLDLIKVRMQLQGESSAAAAQPALRPALAFQAGAHTVTLPHAPTPVPKPGPIGICTQILRAEGAAGLFSGISATMLRQTLYSTTRMGLYDILKKRWTQENAGVLPLHRKIAAGLIAGGVGAAVGNPADLAMVRMQADGRLPLADRRNYRSVGDAIARMTRDEGVRSLWRGSALTVNRAMIVTASQLATYDQAKEAILARRGPAADGLGTHVAASFAAGIVAAAASNPVDVVKTRVMNMKVAPGAPPPYAGALDCALKTVRSEGVMALYKGFIPTVSRQGPFTVVLFVTLEQVRKVFKDVEF